A single Cannabis sativa cultivar Pink pepper isolate KNU-18-1 chromosome 7, ASM2916894v1, whole genome shotgun sequence DNA region contains:
- the LOC115697160 gene encoding protein SUPPRESSOR OF FRI 4 isoform X2, whose protein sequence is MGKKKKRVASKVWCYYCDREFDDEKILVQHQKAKHFKCHVCHKKLSTASGMAIHVLQVHKESVTKVPNAKSGRESTEIEIYGMQGIPDDVLAAHYGEEDEDAPSKVAKGDVLSTPLGSIVPASMGIAYPPQPALGAMPPMYNSSVPVPPNAWPNPHRIQHWYPQSPAVSMPQSAPLVGYAQQPLFPVQNVRPPMPSSAPPSLQPVQMTPGMPTSAPPITVSQPLFPVGGNNNLPAQNLTFSTQVLSTSIPPGSTVDNRALLDAHSGELINSHSYASGPNTGGPSIGPPPVITNKTSATQPATNEVYLVWDDEAMSMEERRMSLSKYQVHDETSQMSSIDAAIDRRISESRLAGRMAF, encoded by the exons AtgggaaagaagaagaagagggttgCCTCGAAGGTGTGGTGCTACTACTGCGATAGAGAGTTCGACGACGAGAAGATATTGGTTCAGCACCAGAAAGCTAAGCACTTTAAGTGTCATGTCTGTCACAAGAAACTCTCTACTGCCAGTGGTATGGCCATTCACGTCCTCCAGGTCCACAAGGAGAGCGTCACCAA GGTTCCCAATGCAAAATCAGGGAGAGAATCTACAGAAATTGAAATATATGGTATGCAAGGAATTCCTGATGACGTCTTGGCTGCACATTATGGTGAAGAAG ATGAAGATGCTCCATCAAAAGTGGCAAAAGGGGATGTTTTATCAACACCATTGGGTTCAATAGTGCCTGCATCAATGGGCATTGCATATCCTCCTCAACCTGCTTTAGGGGCGATGCCACCAAT GTACAACTCTTCAGTACCAGTGCCTCCTAATGCTTGGCCTAATCCTCATCGTATCCAGCATTGGTATCCACAATCTCCAGCAGTTTCAATGCCTCAGTCTGCTCCATTGGTGGGGTATGCTCAGCAGCCATTGTTTCCAGTACAGAATGTGAGGCCTCCTATGCCATCATCTGCACCACCTTCACTCCAGCCTGTGCAGATGACTCCTGGAATGCCCACATCAGCTCCTCCTATTACTGTATCACAGCCCTTATTTCCTGTTGGTGGCAATAACAATTTACCTGCCCAAAATTTGACATTTTCTACTCAGGTGCTTTCAACAAGCATCCCTCCAGGCTCAACAGTAGATAATAGAGCCTTGTTAGATGCACATTCAG GTGAGTTAATCAATTCACACTCGTATGCCTCGGGTCCAAATACTGGTGGTCCTTCAATTGGACCTCCTCCTGTCATTACAAATAAAACCTCTGCAACCCAGCCAGCCACTAATGAGGTCTATTTGGTTTGGGATGATGAAGCTATGTCCATG GAGGAAAGAAGAATGTCTTTAAGCAAGTATCAGGTGCATGATGAAACTAGCCAG ATGAGCTCAATTGATGCTGCCATTGATAGAAGGATATCAGAAAGCAGGCTTGCAGGTAGAATGGCATTTTAG
- the LOC115697160 gene encoding protein SUPPRESSOR OF FRI 4 isoform X1 — protein sequence MGKKKKRVASKVWCYYCDREFDDEKILVQHQKAKHFKCHVCHKKLSTASGMAIHVLQVHKESVTKVPNAKSGRESTEIEIYGMQGIPDDVLAAHYGEEDEDAPSKVAKGDVLSTPLGSIVPASMGIAYPPQPALGAMPPMYNSSVPVPPNAWPNPHRIQHWYPQSPAVSMPQSAPLVGYAQQPLFPVQNVRPPMPSSAPPSLQPVQMTPGMPTSAPPITVSQPLFPVGGNNNLPAQNLTFSTQVLSTSIPPGSTVDNRALLDAHSGELINSHSYASGPNTGGPSIGPPPVITNKTSATQPATNEVYLVWDDEAMSMEERRMSLSKYQVHDETSQVSDTTSSFNGVWIALTTWVGFYVSCFQIQLFTHCFLL from the exons AtgggaaagaagaagaagagggttgCCTCGAAGGTGTGGTGCTACTACTGCGATAGAGAGTTCGACGACGAGAAGATATTGGTTCAGCACCAGAAAGCTAAGCACTTTAAGTGTCATGTCTGTCACAAGAAACTCTCTACTGCCAGTGGTATGGCCATTCACGTCCTCCAGGTCCACAAGGAGAGCGTCACCAA GGTTCCCAATGCAAAATCAGGGAGAGAATCTACAGAAATTGAAATATATGGTATGCAAGGAATTCCTGATGACGTCTTGGCTGCACATTATGGTGAAGAAG ATGAAGATGCTCCATCAAAAGTGGCAAAAGGGGATGTTTTATCAACACCATTGGGTTCAATAGTGCCTGCATCAATGGGCATTGCATATCCTCCTCAACCTGCTTTAGGGGCGATGCCACCAAT GTACAACTCTTCAGTACCAGTGCCTCCTAATGCTTGGCCTAATCCTCATCGTATCCAGCATTGGTATCCACAATCTCCAGCAGTTTCAATGCCTCAGTCTGCTCCATTGGTGGGGTATGCTCAGCAGCCATTGTTTCCAGTACAGAATGTGAGGCCTCCTATGCCATCATCTGCACCACCTTCACTCCAGCCTGTGCAGATGACTCCTGGAATGCCCACATCAGCTCCTCCTATTACTGTATCACAGCCCTTATTTCCTGTTGGTGGCAATAACAATTTACCTGCCCAAAATTTGACATTTTCTACTCAGGTGCTTTCAACAAGCATCCCTCCAGGCTCAACAGTAGATAATAGAGCCTTGTTAGATGCACATTCAG GTGAGTTAATCAATTCACACTCGTATGCCTCGGGTCCAAATACTGGTGGTCCTTCAATTGGACCTCCTCCTGTCATTACAAATAAAACCTCTGCAACCCAGCCAGCCACTAATGAGGTCTATTTGGTTTGGGATGATGAAGCTATGTCCATG GAGGAAAGAAGAATGTCTTTAAGCAAGTATCAGGTGCATGATGAAACTAGCCAGGTAAGTGATACTACCTCTTCATTTAATGGAGTTTGGATTGCTCTAACCACATGGGTAGGCTTTTATGTTTCATGTTTTCAGATTCAGTTGTTTACACATTGTTTCCTGTTATAG